Proteins found in one Planococcus citri chromosome 2, ihPlaCitr1.1, whole genome shotgun sequence genomic segment:
- the LOC135838205 gene encoding LOW QUALITY PROTEIN: NADH-ubiquinone oxidoreductase chain 1-like (The sequence of the model RefSeq protein was modified relative to this genomic sequence to represent the inferred CDS: inserted 2 bases in 1 codon; substituted 2 bases at 2 genomic stop codons) has protein sequence FYLKIKILIKIILILLINILRVGFYTLLEQKVLGYINNRLGPNKIIILGVIQFMIDLIKLIFKDNIYLLIINYLRFYIFILIFFSLSIFISLNSIYIILRVIRLIIQNLSFEILFILILFRLIILIKNFNLIFLNELNIISIIFFXNIKXFLIXLISILVELNRIPFDFLERESELISGMNLEFSSLNFIIFFN, from the exons ttttatttaaaaattaaaatattaataaaaattattttaattttattaataaatataTTAAGAGTTGGGTTTTATACTTTATTAGAACAAAAAGTTCTAGGTTATATAAATAATCGTTTAGGGcctaataaaattataattttaggagtaattcaatttatgatagatttaattaaattaatatttaaagataatatttatttattaataataaattatttaagattttatatttttattttaatatttttttctttaagtatatttata TCATTAAATTctatttacattattttaagagttattcgtttaattattcaaaatttatcatttgaaattttatttatattaattttatttaggttaattattttaataaaaaattttaatttaatatttttaaatgaattaaatataattagtataatttttttttagaatattaa atttttaatatgattAATTTCTATTTTAGTTGAATTAAATCGTATtccatttgattttttagagagagaatcagaattaatttctggtatgaatttagaatttagttctttaaattttataattttttttaattga